From one Mycobacteriales bacterium genomic stretch:
- a CDS encoding class I tRNA ligase family protein: ENEKTTWHPENVKHGRYGDWLNNNVDWALSRDRYWGTPLPIWRCPDKHDTCVGSLAELGSLAGQDLSTLDPHRPFVDDVTIACPSCGEQARRVPQVIDAWWDSGSMPFAQWGAPLHNQAEFEATYPAQYICEAIDQTRGWFYSLMAVGTVVFGRSSYETVLCLGHILADDGRKMSKHLGNILEPVPLMDRHGADALRWFMLCSGSPWSARRVGHTVLEEIVRKVLLTYWNTASFLTLYAGAAGWEPGTPVADVADRPLLDRWALSELHRTVAEVDAAMEGFDTARAGKRLAAFIDDLSNWYVRRSRRRFWDGDPAALATLHECLEVLTRLLAPFTPFVTEAVHRALVTSVWPDLPDSVHLRDWPRVDGSLQDAELASQVALVRRLVELGRSARTASKVRTRQPLGRALVGAPGWATLPAELRAQVAEELNVQSVEGLGGVGGELVDVSVKPNFRALGKRFGAGTKAVAAAVAAADPAALAAAVRSGAATIEVDGAPVQLGADDLVVTETPRTGWAVAADGGETVALDLAVTPQLRRAGIAREVVRLVQDARKASGLEVTDRITLTWSASAPEVAEAVREHAAAVAGEVLAVSFAEGAVTDGRRDDELGLEFTLAKA, from the coding sequence CGAGAACGAGAAGACCACCTGGCACCCGGAGAACGTCAAGCACGGCCGGTACGGCGACTGGCTGAACAACAACGTGGACTGGGCGCTGTCCCGGGACCGCTACTGGGGCACCCCGCTGCCGATCTGGCGCTGTCCGGACAAGCACGACACCTGCGTGGGATCCCTGGCGGAGCTGGGTTCCCTGGCCGGCCAGGATCTGTCCACTTTGGACCCGCACCGGCCGTTCGTGGACGACGTGACGATCGCCTGCCCGTCCTGCGGCGAGCAGGCGCGCCGGGTGCCGCAGGTGATCGACGCGTGGTGGGACTCGGGTTCGATGCCGTTCGCGCAGTGGGGCGCGCCGCTGCACAACCAGGCCGAGTTCGAGGCGACGTACCCGGCGCAGTACATCTGCGAGGCGATCGACCAGACCCGCGGCTGGTTCTACTCGCTGATGGCGGTCGGCACCGTCGTGTTCGGACGGTCGTCGTACGAGACCGTGCTGTGCCTCGGGCACATCCTCGCCGACGACGGCCGCAAGATGAGCAAGCACCTCGGCAACATCCTGGAGCCGGTGCCGCTGATGGACCGGCACGGGGCGGACGCGCTGCGCTGGTTCATGCTCTGCAGCGGCTCGCCCTGGTCGGCCCGGCGGGTCGGGCACACGGTGCTCGAGGAGATCGTCCGCAAGGTGCTGCTGACGTACTGGAACACCGCCTCGTTCCTCACCCTGTACGCGGGGGCCGCCGGATGGGAGCCGGGCACGCCGGTCGCCGACGTCGCCGACCGGCCACTGCTGGACCGCTGGGCGCTGTCCGAGCTGCACCGCACCGTGGCCGAGGTCGACGCCGCGATGGAGGGCTTCGACACCGCGCGGGCCGGCAAGCGGCTGGCCGCGTTCATCGACGACCTGTCCAACTGGTACGTGCGGCGCTCCCGGCGGCGGTTCTGGGACGGCGACCCGGCCGCGCTGGCGACCCTGCACGAGTGCCTGGAGGTGCTGACCCGGCTGCTGGCACCGTTCACGCCGTTCGTGACCGAGGCGGTGCACCGGGCGCTGGTCACCTCGGTCTGGCCGGACCTGCCGGACTCGGTGCACCTGCGCGACTGGCCCCGCGTCGACGGGTCCCTGCAGGACGCGGAGCTGGCGTCGCAGGTCGCGCTGGTGCGGCGGCTGGTCGAGTTGGGCCGCTCGGCCCGGACCGCGTCGAAGGTGCGCACCCGGCAGCCGCTGGGCCGCGCGCTGGTCGGCGCGCCCGGCTGGGCGACGCTGCCGGCGGAGCTGCGCGCGCAGGTCGCCGAGGAGCTGAACGTGCAGTCGGTGGAGGGGCTCGGCGGGGTCGGCGGCGAGCTGGTCGACGTCAGCGTGAAGCCGAACTTCCGGGCGCTGGGCAAGCGGTTCGGCGCCGGCACGAAGGCGGTCGCGGCCGCGGTGGCGGCGGCCGATCCGGCGGCGCTCGCGGCCGCGGTGCGGTCCGGGGCGGCCACGATCGAGGTCGACGGCGCCCCGGTGCAGCTCGGCGCGGACGACCTGGTGGTGACCGAGACGCCGCGGACGGGCTGGGCGGTGGCCGCGGACGGCGGCGAGACCGTCGCGCTGGACCTCGCCGTCACGCCGCAGCTGCGCCGGGCCGGGATCGCCCGCGAGGTGGTCCGGCTGGTCCAGGACGCCCGCAAGGCCAGCGGGCTCGAGGTGACCGACCGGATCACGCTGACCTGGTCGGCGTCGGCGCCGGAGGTGGCCGAGGCGGTGCGCGAGCACGCGGCGGCCGTGGCCGGCGAGGTGCTCGCGGTCTCGTTCGCGGAGGGCGCGGTGACCGACGGCCGGCGGGACGACGAGCTCGGCCTGGAGTTCACCCTCGCCAAGGCTTGA